The genomic window GTAACGACGGCTACTTTAGCTTTATAACGTGCAATCACGATACGCCGCGTTTAGCTCCGCGTCTTGACGATCGTGAGCGTCGCGTGGCTTTCGGCATGATTCTTACAATGCCAGGCGTGCCGTTTGTGTATTATGGCGACGAAATCGGCATGAAATACCGCGATATTCCTACAAAAGAGGGAGGTTATGCGCGCACGGGTACGCGTACACCAATGCAATGGGATGATTCCAAGAATTTTGGATTCTCCACGGCCGCAAAGTCGAAGTTGTATTTGCCTGTTGAAGCGCGCGCGGATGGAAGGACCTGCGCAAATTCTCGCAAACAAGCGGTAGAAAGTGGCGAAATTCCAACGGTTTTGGGGCAAGAGCAGGATGGTGATTCGCTGCTTAACTGGGTGCGCGCGCTGATTGCTTTGCGCCACGAGTGCGCGGCGCTGCACGCGGATGCCACTTGGCGAGTGTTGCATGCGCCTGTGGATGGTCGCAGCTTTGCATACGAGCGATGCGCGGCTGAGTCGAATGTGTCGGATGGCGAATCCTCTACAGATAGATGCATTGTGGTTATGAATCCTGGATTAAACGAGGAGACGATTGCGCTTAGCGCGCTTGCGGGGCTTACGCCAGAGGCGATTTTGCAGCCGCGGCTTTCGGTTGGAGCGGTTGCTTGCGATTCTTCCGCGCTTAAACTAGGCGCGCAGTCCTTCGCCGTGTTTGCTTTATAACACGATTTTCCTATTTAGCGTTGTGTGAGGGCTGGGTGTTTCTACGTCCGCGCGGTCTAAGCGCGCGGACGTCTTCGCCGCATGTAAAGTCCACTGGACTTTACATTTAAGCGGCTCAGCGCTCCGAATTACCTTTTCGCGCTATGCTCTAAGCGAAAAGGTAGGTCGTCGCGCACTGCAGAGATTTAAGTTAGGGTTTGATACAATTGCAATGATTATGCAATGACGTTGTCAACGCTGTTGTCAATAACGTTGCAATGACGGCAAAAGCTTATACGCACTTAACGCAACGAGTGCTAGCAAGAGGTGAATTATGGACGCGCTAAAACCAAAGATCCGCGCAGATAAGAACATAAAAATGGGTATTACGCTCAAAAAGTTCAAGCTGCTCGGCGCTGTAATGATGATGCTCAGTGCGTTCGGAACAACCGTGATTCCGCACCTTTTTGGCGGCCTTTCCAACTCCAACATGTGGAGCCTCACAGCTGCCGTAGTTTGCGAAGTTATAAGCTGGTCGGCTCTGCCGTGGTACGCGTGGCTACTCGTTCGCGGATATCAAAACACGCATAATCTCAACCTTTACACGCTCCGCCTTCTTGTGCTTGCGCTTATTTGCGAGGTTCCGTACGACTTTACAACCTTTGGCTGCGCTTTCGATATGCGCTCGCAAAACCCAGTGTTTGGGCTTGTTATTGCGCTTTTTGTGCTTTCGGGAATTGACATGGTTCGCGCGCGTTTTAAGGGTGCGCAAAAAGTGGCGTCAATCGCAGTGATTCTGATTGCAGGAATATTGTGGAATCTTTTCGGAAAAGTCGGCTTTAGGCAGAATATTTTTTGGGGCGGAGCTTTACTTTTAGGATTTGTTTTGATTTTTAGATTCCTAGAAAACCACGAGATTCGCATGGAACTGATTGCTGGCGCTTTCGGAGCAATGTCTCTTTTGGCGCCAGGCGTTGGCGTGGCTGTGCTGCACTATCGCAGCCCGTATGGCGATGGACCTAAGCAAACTAAGCAATTCCGCTGGCTTATGTATGCGTGGTATCCGCTTATGCTTGTAATCGCAAGCTTGTTCACGATTCTGCTTTAGGTGCAGCCGTAGAATTTCTTATAATAAGTTGCACTGGAGCTGTAAGATGTCTTCGCGCTACAGCTTTACCTTCTATAAGAGATATCGCAATGTTCCCAGCTTGTTCTGCCATTGTTTTAGGATTTTGGCGGATTGTGGTTAGTCCAGCCTCTTTTGCATAAGTGCCATTGTCGAATCCTATAATCGATAAATCTTCAGGCACGCGAATTCCTAATTTTTGTAATCTAAACAAGAACGGCATTGCTGTTGAATCCTGGTGGAAGCATATTGCAGTAGGGGGATTTTCTTGTGTAAAAAGCTCAGAAAGAGTGGCATCTATAGGGTCATCTTTTATGTCTATTGGCAGTACTTTCCCTTGCATTCCATCAATATTGCTGCACACGTTTTCAAAGCTTGTTATTCTTCTTGACGAGCTAAAGCGGAAAGATGAACAAAAATGCTCATACACGTATAAAAGACGCTTATGCCCTAATGTTGCTAAGTGTTGAATCGCAAGTTTTATGCCCAGAGCATCGTCGATTCCGATTGATGCAGAAAGCACTTTAGAAGCTGTGCAGTTTATTCCGACAATTGGTACGTTTATGCGTTGTAATTGTTCAGCCTCATTGCTGCTTATGTCAAATGACGATACGATTATTGCGTCTGTGTT from Gardnerella vaginalis ATCC 14018 = JCM 11026 includes these protein-coding regions:
- a CDS encoding TraX family protein, translating into MDALKPKIRADKNIKMGITLKKFKLLGAVMMMLSAFGTTVIPHLFGGLSNSNMWSLTAAVVCEVISWSALPWYAWLLVRGYQNTHNLNLYTLRLLVLALICEVPYDFTTFGCAFDMRSQNPVFGLVIALFVLSGIDMVRARFKGAQKVASIAVILIAGILWNLFGKVGFRQNIFWGGALLLGFVLIFRFLENHEIRMELIAGAFGAMSLLAPGVGVAVLHYRSPYGDGPKQTKQFRWLMYAWYPLMLVIASLFTILL
- a CDS encoding LacI family DNA-binding transcriptional regulator, producing the protein MSKTSICDVATLAGVSIATVSRTFAHPEKVSASTRAKVMRAAEQMDFTVSRTAGELKTGKSYRITLLIGSSKIEWFSSAIIEGLNSVLNKNGYDLVIHLLEGVEQRKNFFKELPLRANTDAIIVSSFDISSNEAEQLQRINVPIVGINCTASKVLSASIGIDDALGIKLAIQHLATLGHKRLLYVYEHFCSSFRFSSSRRITSFENVCSNIDGMQGKVLPIDIKDDPIDATLSELFTQENPPTAICFHQDSTAMPFLFRLQKLGIRVPEDLSIIGFDNGTYAKEAGLTTIRQNPKTMAEQAGNIAISLIEGKAVARRHLTAPVQLIIRNSTAAPKAES